The genomic interval TATATCCGAAGGTTGTGAAGAATGTCGCTGATGGCCTGACATTTGAAGAAACAAAGGAAATGAGAAATAGGGGACTTCATTCACCTCCTCTGATGAAATTGAGTGAGTGAACTTGAATTTAGGAGGCTTCAGATGTATTTCCTTTTTCCTCCTTTGCCATGATATTTACTGAAAGTAACTTTTTATTGGCACGTGTCTTTTTGGCACTAGAATGGGTACTGATTAGCACTGTGTTGTGCAGCGAGGAATGGTGTGTATGTGAATGTGGTGGCAAAAGTGAGGGAGGCCTTCAAGACTGAAGAAGTGGTGAGACTGGATTGCTCACATGTGGGGACAAATGATTGTAAAAAGATAGGTGTGAAGCTAAGGGTATGATGCATTGGTGAAATTAGCTTCCAAGTTTCGGTATGGTAGGAGTAAGTTTTGGCTTTTGACTCCTAACTCATGGCTGTGGTTCATTTTTCAGGATTTAGTCCCTTGTGTCCCTATCTTGTTCAAGGATGAGCAGATTATATTGTGGAGAGGGAAGGAACAGGCAATGGACTCTGATCCCTTGATAGATCCAACAAATCCTTAGGTGTTTTAATCAGGTCTTCAATGCTggatttagattttgaaatatcTCAACCATCACAAACGATGGGCTACTGATGACCAGTTGGGGCAGTGCCCTTTGCTCTTGTTGATTGAATTGCTGTATTGATCCAATTGCTGGACTGAAGCAAGCCACAGGAAAGTTGTCGTCACTGTTCGACCCTCTAAATTCATGAGTTCACAATTTGTGTTCAAAAATCAATGTTTCTTTCCAGGAGGAATTATATGGTGCCTGGTGTTTTGCTTGTTGGTCTTACGCGACAGTAAGTCACTCAAGGACTCAGGGTCATCCCTCCATGAACTGGCTTACACTATCATGATCAGGTTGAGATGATAATAGGAGCAGTTaacattttactttttaatgattccgttatatattaattgtacGTAATTCTTGTATGAGAAATAATGGATAATTACATAGTTATGCTAATGGATGGTTGAATCCATGCTGAAATACTTACCATCGCTATTGTTGCATGAATATATAGGGGTTTTGTCATCAGTTGGATGCTGAAGTAGTGAGCAAGCTCTCACAGGTCTTGAAAGcccttaaaagaaaatcttgtGGAATACAAAACTAAAGTACAAGCAAGCCTTGTTGCTGCTACTCACTTTGAACAAGGTGTTATCATTTAATACAAATGCAACAGACCTACAACACAAATTCTCTAGGGCTCACCgagaaataaacaaacaaacacttaCATATTCAATACAGCAAGTTCAGCATCTGCAGAACCATTATATACTGTTGCATGATATATTTACATACAACTTCTTTAGTACAACCACATCGAGATGTATAGCATTGGTCACCAGGGTTCAATGAAGCTATGGTGACATGAGTATTTTTCTTAGTTCACGACTCTTCTCAGCAACACAGCCTGAACTTACCAAAGAGGTTATCCACAGCTGATCAGACCTTACAggctcatcatcatcattcctGTGCCAGCTCCAGAATGCATGAGTTGAATTCACTATCTTGAGCTCCCCATGACCAAAGCTTGCTTCACGGAATACTGACCAGTCAGGCTGTGGGTTTTTGTACCTGTCAATCAATTCATGAAACAGATGCTTTTGGCAAATTAGGACAGGATGCATGATCCTCAATTGAACATAGTTAGTAAAACAAAATACCAAATCTTCTATCTAGCACATATTTGTTGTTATCTGTctgtttaattatttcttgttAGAATTTGACAATTCAAATATGTTTCTGTAAGTGAGGACATACTTTTGTGCTAAACCTTCTTTGTTCCCTCCATCTCCAATAGTTATGTAGACCGCACCACAAGGATCTGGTTTTCCATTGTTAACACGTATCTGTAAAACAGATGACAACAGATAACCTGCAGCGTAAACTATGTTCCATAATAtgaattaagaagaaaaatagacCAGGATCACCGTACCGATCTTTCATAAGCATGCACATGGCCAGCAAGCACTAAATCCACGCTAGCAGCATAGACCAATGGCTCCATGATGGCCATCATCCCATCTCCTTCACCTTGATGTGCTTCATTACTGTTATACCATGGCACATGTAACAGAACAAGTAGCCAGGGAGTCTTTTTGCGGTCCACTTTTGAAAGATCATCCTATTAATCAAGTAAGACAAAAAAACTTTCTGTCATAGATATATAAACTAAAACCAATAATTGTAAGAACAATTTAAAAGCACCATTAAATAGTACAATTCgattcttttttatcttttcgtTGGGGTCCGACaacaaacaaataacaaatttgaaaatgactAAGCCTTAAGCTTCCTAATCAACATGAGAAAGACTGCTGCAGACAAGAAATTCTCATAAAAcgtattcaaaattttctcaaacGGTACCATACAAGATGCTAAAAAGATCATAACAACCCCTGTTGCCAATTTATCTTAAACTAAGTAAAAATGCTGCTTTCAACCAGGAATTTCCCTCTACAATAGATTTGGTATAACTGGACCATAATTACTGATAAAAGCCATGAAACATAGATCAAAATCTGCAAGGCTTGTTCATCTATTCAATCTCAAATTGATCAGCTGCTGCAATCTATAGTAGTAGTCAATGAATAAAActaaccttcaaccatctgTATTGATCTGAGTACTCATCATAATCTGCATACGAACCAAGCATTATTAAATGAGCCCCTGCAACGTCGAAAGAATAATAAAGATTTGAGTTGGATCCACTCTCCTCAAATGGCATCTTCCACCTGGCATTGTAGGACTGAAATGCATCCATAATTAGTGGTATGCTCTCCTTTTCATGGTTCCCTTGAGTTACCATCCATGGCCTTGCACTTGCAAGTGGCTGCACCAGCTCACCAAAGGTATCCCACCTGTGCTGCATATAATCAGCATAAGAAAGGTCTCCTGGCAGCAGATGTACATCATATTTGCATTGGCCAATATGGTCCAGTGTTGATTTAGTCCAGCCAGTTTGACCCAAATCCCCTGCCACAGCAAAAGTAATTGGAAACTGTGCAGGAGGGGTCTTGAACTCAAACTCAGGACCTTGTCGACCACAGCGGTAAAAGTAAACAGTGTCATGCTCCAGAGGCCCAATGACAGTGTGGTGTATCTTTCCCGACCTATAAAATAGGTATCTATAAGATGTGCTCTCTCCTTCAGCTCCACAATTGTACCCCCCAGGTGATGTTCCATATTCAACAACAGAAGGAGAGGATTCATCATCGGTGATCCATGTCACTCGCATGTGGCTGTCTCCTGCCAGAGAGATGTGAACCTGCAAGTGACAATTGCACAGCAACTTATTTCAAACATCAGCCACAAATGGATTTgaggaaaataattataagctCATAAAACACCAGATCCCATCTGTGCGGAAGAGAATCAAATGAAATCCAGTCAAGACAATATCAACAACTGCTATGACAAGAAAGATTCCAGATTGTCAATTCACATCCCAAGGCTAAACAAATCAGAATAGTCAATCCAATAATCCAGCAGTAAAATAAGCAAAgattatgataaaaaagaagttaGTTTGAAGCTTATATACACAAGCTAACATCTAATTGATAACACATCAATATAATGAATTAAGACCAAATACACGCCCTCTCCAGAACTCACCACTTGATTAACAAAAAGCACCCAACTGCTAAAAccggaaaaaaataataaaataaaaccaaaccCAGAGGAGATCaccaacaatattttttcgaaaaagaataatgaagtGAAAGTGATTTGAGATTACCTGCTGAGGATGAGAAGATGGTTTGGGGTCCCATGGAAACTCAAGTGTTCGACGAGGCTGAGGCCTGATGTATTCGGCAGTCGTTACAGTTGCTGAGATGAACACAAAGGCTGTTAAGACAAATTTTAGTTCCATTTAATGGATAAACAGTAAAGGGTGAAAAGATTTCTGATTTTGGCATTAATTGTAAGAAGTACAGGATCAATTGGCTTTTATCCCTGGAGAGTTTTCGTGACGAATTGACTACTTTGTCCTCGTTAGACTCATAATACAAAGGGTGGGTGATTGGTAACACTCTCAAGTTGACTTAGATTTGGCCTTTTCTACGCCTGGTGTGAAATCTTATGCCCAACTTTTGGACTCTCTTAGTAGGATCAATGTAAACGCTGAGAATGCCCGTTTAATCATTAAATACGTAATCATTCATGTAAATACAAGGTCCAGCTATGTTACCCATGTGCTTGCATAACCCATTTCTTGTCTTTTTCTTAGTTCACCGTTAGATCTAACCGACGAATGCTTTTAACGGCTTAGATGCATTCATTAGGTTATTTAATACTACAGTCCCTGTAGTTTGCTGCAAAATCAATAAAGTCGATAGTTTCAAAAGTTTTTGACCTGTATGTTTTCAGAAgcagttaaataaattttgaaaggcAAGTTTTTGGCAAAGCAACTTCcgtaattttcataaaaaattttttgggAAATATTCTGTATATAGGCGGGAAATCAATGACGTGTATTTTAATAGTCAACTCGAATGGGGACTAGATTAATTTGCACTGTTGGTATAACAAGCCACATACAAATTTTTTCTGGACAGAACCTAGCTCCCgtcttctctttccttttctttggtttagaAGTCTAACCAAGTTAAcaaaagtataaattatatttaaagcaTTAACAAAAGGCGGTCGTTGTTATCATTCAGAAGTAATGAGTTTTTAGAGGGAaagtttttaatgaaaattatggtttttgtttttgacaaaagtaataagaatttaataaaaatttctgCTGATTTTTTGAAAGATTCTTTTTAAACACGGTCTCTGTTGGCTCGTTTAGCTGTTGATGTGTTGAGAAGGCGTTTTAGGGCGTTGAACATGAGTTGAAGGTGTTTTTGACTTGCATGTTTTCAAAAGCagttaaatgaattttgaaaaaccagTTTTTGACAAAGCAGTCTCCGcaattttcataaaactttttttaggACATACTCTATATATAAGCGGGAAACCAGCGACTTATATTCTGATGGTCAATCCAAATGAAGACTAGATCAATTTACACTACTGATATAACAAGCCACGTACAAATTTACTCTTAACAGAACCGAGCGTCCATTTTGTCTTTCCTTCTCTTTGGTATAACAAGCCACGTAATGTTCTACTCTGGCTGTAATCCATCTATGGACAAATTGGAATTATTATCATGAATGATtgtgaatgaaataaattacatatacaCAATAGATGCATTAAGTGAATTCCTGACACCCCACCGtaccaaaatcaaattataggTCCAAGACAAGAACAATCACGCTGTGTGCAGATTAACAATGCACAAAGGTAGCTACCGTgagtttcatatttaatttatgttattctgggtcttttttttttttttttttgtgaaattgAACGATTTTGTGAATGAttttttgatgaaaatgtGTTGACAAAGTGGTGATTGGGTGAAGGGGGGATTTAggaagagggaaaaaaattaattataaattatttttaaaaaaaatacgttaaaagagatttttttttccttttaaatggGTTCAGACATTTAATATCACGACTCAGCAATAAATATGCACATTTATGACTCAACTTGCGGTCGATAATCTAAATAAgccttgaaaaaaaaaaattaaaacaacaggtaatattatgtcaaaatttaaaaatttccttttttttttaatattttacaacaaACAATAGTAATTGCGCTGTAATTGACCCAAGAAGGGCTACTTATCCCATGGCAGCATAGTTTTGCCCGTAAATATAATATAGACTTCTATTAATCAAATGGTATTGGTAAAGTTCGAATTAATGGTATCGGCCTAGAGAGAATTAAAAAGGAATCTGTGTTAGTAACGGTATGGTACATACATTGTTGGttataaaatgtttttggagcgaaaatatttgaattgtagttctcatacaatatataaaattatcataatctTATGTTcgtacatttttttttgtagtagTCATTTAGGCTCCAAGTCACGATTCGTCACCACTAATCTTATTAGATCGAATCGATCTTTCAAGTTATGACTCAAATTCCATTTGCAATTTACCGCATGCCTTTATCACTACTAAAATCAActaccaataaaaaaaaattctctcaaaattagagagaaaaatattctttcttctttttttgtatGTTGTGGcttctttgttttattgtagaaaaataaatttttttttttaccaaaaccCTAggctttttatttgatttaaattaaaagataagataaaacaaaaaatggcGCATCATTATGCTTGTTATAGGGGCTATATTGTAAAGTAACACAAAATCTCTTAtacacaataatattaaatgaagtctcctataaataatatatttaggctttttaacctaaataattatttatcttgtttaTCAATGTGGTAATGGTGTAGTCAATTTGAGTTAACTCTGGAATCATTTGGGTATATACAATAATAACTATAATAATAAggcttataattaaattagtttgaTTATTTCATTCAAGATCCACTCCATTAAAACATTAGAACTaatctccataattgtatgttaTTTAGAATAGTATtttcgaataataattcgacctATACCACATAGATTTTTTtactatcaattttttttgtaccaacgtgaattaaattaatattttaatgtctaattaacttaattacatcttgttcaTTGGCACTTATTAGTTTTTTCTAAGGAAAATTTTTAACCTAtccccaaataaattgacattttacACCGCGTCCCCAAAAAATTTGACTTGTTGCACTGCACCCCCAATTCcgttattttctcatttaagtTTAACGGTGGAGGGGTAAAATTGAAAGTTCattccttaaattaattttaatgggaattctctttattgcaattgaaataaaaatcttaaaaaaattaaaggaaaaataatagtggtgacaaatatacatgtaacaagaaatttttttattgcaattgaaataaaaatctttaaaaaattaaaggaaaaataatagtggtgacaatgtacacgtaacaagaaatttttttattgcaattgaaataaaaacctttaaaaaattaaatgaactaaaaattttgtatttttttcatagaggggcatttttgtcattcaatTAAAAGTTAGACGGAACCgttataaataattgaaaaattaacgGAATTAGGAGCGCGGTGCACCACATCATTTTTTTCGGTGCGCGgtgcaaaatgtcaatttatttaggggtaggttaaaaatttccctttttctaatgattattttcaacatatCAATTATGTTGACATATTTTAGCCAGAAAATTATATGATCAAGtaccgaaaacccatcaagagatgtgttgtacaaattctatattgttattttataatttcactactcataattgcttcCACTAAGATACTAGGTTATTTTGACTATAAATATATGTCACTTgtattggtaactcaaatagAATAACAATCATAATCACGAAACTATAATCAATTTAAGATTGAGATtgcaataaaatcaatgcctataagatttaataaatttaacagtcattttaaaattaaatttcatacaTGATTCAGTTCAATGTAGTTAaacaatatcaataaattcatatatgattaaaacaaatcattcaataattttattacattttaaatataaataatacgTCAAtgttatttatcaactgcaaACAATCATAAgaacttgtatttatattttttatgaattcaGATAGTGAtcatataaatacaaataatatgattatactggtcttaattaaaatatttatataataaaatatctcaagaattttattaatacaaataaataaataaatatgcttTCATGAGTGCATTTTGTT from Citrus sinensis cultivar Valencia sweet orange chromosome 9, DVS_A1.0, whole genome shotgun sequence carries:
- the LOC102610884 gene encoding purple acid phosphatase 18 isoform X1, whose protein sequence is MELKFVLTAFVFISATVTTAEYIRPQPRRTLEFPWDPKPSSHPQQVHISLAGDSHMRVTWITDDESSPSVVEYGTSPGGYNCGAEGESTSYRYLFYRSGKIHHTVIGPLEHDTVYFYRCGRQGPEFEFKTPPAQFPITFAVAGDLGQTGWTKSTLDHIGQCKYDVHLLPGDLSYADYMQHRWDTFGELVQPLASARPWMVTQGNHEKESIPLIMDAFQSYNARWKMPFEESGSNSNLYYSFDVAGAHLIMLGSYADYDEYSDQYRWLKDDLSKVDRKKTPWLLVLLHVPWYNSNEAHQGEGDGMMAIMEPLVYAASVDLVLAGHVHAYERSIRVNNGKPDPCGAVYITIGDGGNKEGLAQKYKNPQPDWSVFREASFGHGELKIVNSTHAFWSWHRNDDDEPVRSDQLWITSLVSSGCVAEKSRELRKILMSP
- the LOC102610884 gene encoding purple acid phosphatase 18 isoform X2, producing MELKFVLTAFVFISATVTTAEYIRPQPRRTLEFPWDPKPSSHPQQVHISLAGDSHMRVTWITDDESSPSVVEYGTSPGGYNCGAEGESTSYRYLFYRSGKIHHTVIGPLEHDTVYFYRCGRQGPEFEFKTPPAQFPITFAVAGDLGQTGWTKSTLDHIGQCKYDVHLLPGDLSYADYMQHRWDTFGELVQPLASARPWMVTQGNHEKESIPLIMDAFQSYNARWKMPFEESGSNSNLYYSFDVAGAHLIMLGSYADYDEYSDQYRWLKDDLSKVDRKKTPWLLVLLHVPWYNSNEAHQGEGDGMMAIMEPLVYAASVDLVLAGHVHAYERSIRVNNGKPDPCGAVYITIGDGGNKEGLAQNICFMN